DNA from Microbacterium foliorum:
TGTTCAGCGGTTATGTCGCTTGCCGGAGCGCCCCCGCTCGAGGCGCACCCGCCAAGCAGCACTGTCGTGATCAGCACGAGAGCCACTCTCCCTCGCCTGCGGCGCATCACGGCATGGTCTCCGTCCATTGACCTGTCGACGCGGTCACGGGCTTGTTCATATACCCGGTGCCACTCGACCACACCCCCGACGACCCGATCGGAGCACCATACGGATCACGGAACACCCGCCTGGTCGTGCCTGTCGAGTTCGCCACCGTCTGCACGTCCACAGTCCCCTCCTCCGATCGTCTTCAGCCTTGATTGTGGGTTCGAACGAAGCGGATCACTTTCTCTTCCTTGAAGTCCTCATCAGCACTCAGGAGGATGATGAAGCTCTGCTGTCCAGCGGCGTCGCGCTGGAAGTAGATGGGGAGAAAACGGCAGTCTGCAGCGGATGGCGCCAAATACCCCGAGTACGAAGGGCTGTCGAAAGTCTTCCAGGTTCCGGAGAAGGATGAAACCGCATCCCAGTCGACGCTACGGACGGATAGCGGGACATCGTCGCTGCAGAGCACTGTCGGCAGATCGATCGCTTCAAAAGAGTCACCATCGAGGCGGATCTCTGCAGAGTGACCCCGAGAGTCGCTATAGAGGCCGTCAGCATTTTGGGCTCCGAACGTATAGTCATACGCGGATTCGGCCGGCGCGCATCCCGCGAGGACAACGATCAAACAAACAACAGGCGCGAATCGTCGACGACGTCGGAGCTGGTTCACCGCGTTAACACCCCACCAGCACTGTCGACATGTCGCCACCATCTGTTGTCGACGAGCGCGATCGCATGCAGTACTACTCCCTCACACCATCTCAACCAGCCAACGGATCCTGTATGGCACCACGGCCCCCATGTTCGAGAGCCCTACAAATTTGGCGGCGACTTCTTTTCCGATGAACGGTCGCAGCAGCCCTTTAACGAGCACGAGATTGAAAGTTCCATCGTACCAGCAGATCGCCTGCCCGAGCGATGCCCCCTGTGCCCAAGAGTGAACAAGAAGCCACGCAATTGTTGCAAACGGTATCAATACCCACAGAAAGACCCCTCTGATTACCAGAAACAGCCCCCACCCCGTATTTTTTCTCAATGTAGCCTCATTATTCTCCAACCAAATATGGGGCGCCCGACCCCGAGATTCAAATACTCATAAGCGAACCACGAAAACCAACGCAGCACACGCCACCGCAGACTCGTTTACCGAGTCGGTCTTTAACTCAATCCAGAAATGATCATGAATATGCCAAATACCACAAACCCTACGCCAACCATCAGAGCGTGAATTGACGAAGAACCCGGTCTGACTGCGTCATCAGCGACCGGCTCGCCGAGGAAGATTCTTAAACCGGCATGAATTATCTTCGGAACTAGTCGATGAAAACCAATCACCAATAGGCCAACCAAGGCCACAATAACTCCCATAGCACTTTGAATCGAGATAGCGATCTCCTTTTAGAAACTCCTCGTGTTGATGATCCCGCAACAGCCTCCAGAGTCGTGCCGGTTCCGATACAGTCTTCCGCTGCGGAGGATCAGCACAGCACCAGGATCACATAGCGCACAAGTAGACTCACGCCAACCAAAATCGCGAACACGCCGACAAAGCCTATCCAGAACGAGTTCTGTAGTCGTTCGAACGCTCCCGCCGTATATCGACCGAAAATCCTTCGCTGACGATCTCGCGTATCCGCCCACAGCCTGCCTCGATATCTGATGATCACAATTCCTACTCCGATAAGGCCGACACATATGAGTGGAAAAACCACAATCATCACCGCGTTCACTCCAAGGCCTCCCAACTCACACCTATATCTGCGCTGCAGCCACCACCGGCGCCCAGGGCTATCCCGCCGCCAGAGAATCTTGATGGCGCTTCGGGCGTGGCGTTTTGAACTCCCATCTGGGCGTACCCGCCGACGGGACCAAGACTTAGAGAACATGTTCCGCCCGTGAAGAAACCGCCCTTCGATGGCGACGACACCCCTACGCCCGCCGACCATCCCGCACGGGGCCCCACGCCGGCTGACGCACTACCAGATAGGTCCGAATTTATACTCAGCGTCGCGCAGATCCCTGCGCATCCAGAAAGCCACACACCTTTTGTGTCTCCGGGCCTCATTCGTACCTCGACGAGCGGACCCCATCCTGGCTTCGATGGCTTTTTGTTCAATGTCTGCGTTTTTGGCATCGCTCCCGATCTCGCAAAATCGCTGAGCGACGTGTAATTGAAGCTTGGCTTGCGGGTCGTAGGCCCCCAGATTGAACTCGTCACAGGACGCGGTCTGTAATTCGGGTTCGGTCGCCTTTGGTAGATCGGCGTCCCATCCGATAGCACCTGCACCACGACGTTCGTGAATGGGCTCGGCTTCGGCTGCGGCGACGACGCGGGCCTTCTACTGCAGTTGACGCCCCACCCGCATCCCTGGTCGAGTCGCAGCCCGGTCGGGTCCATATACGTCGTCGGGTTGTTCCCCGAGTACGTGTAGCCGGTGTTCTGCTGCGGGAGGTTCGTGTCGATCACGGGATCCACGGACAGGAACTTCCCCAGCACCGGATCGTACGTGCGGGCACCGACCGTGGTCAGACCCGTCGACGCGGTCACGGGCTTGTTCATATACCCGGTGCCACTCGACCACACACCCGACGACCCGATCGGGGCCCCGTACGGATCACGGAACGTGCGCGTGGTCGTACCCGCCGCAGTCGCCACCGTCCGCACGTCCACCGTCCCCTCCAGATTCGAGAACAACCACGTCAACGTCGTCCCCGTCGTCCCGGACTTCGCCGACTTCTCCGCAATCGGCTTGCCCTCCGCACCAGAGTACGTCCGCACCCCCGCAACCACCGTCGACCCATTCGCCTGCGACAACACCGTGTCGCCTGGCTGGGGCCACGTTTCTCAGGACGTCTTGACCAAACTCAAGAACTGATTCTCGACCAAGTCCGCAGGATCCGCGGAGGGGAGGTAGATACTCATCTCCAACGGACCGAAATCATTGTGCCATACATCTGCGGTCCACGAATCTCCTGAACATTCATCAGAATCGATTGAGAATAGAATTAAGTACGGACTCGCTTCATCTGGTATACGCCAAGTCCCAGTAAACTGAACCAAATCCCCCCAATCGACATCCGTAGTTTTCCAGGCACCGGGCGCGGAGCATATTAGGCCCTTTGGCCACGCCCCCGCTTCATACGTCCCATCCTGGGCGAAGGTCAGCTGAGCCTCATGCGACTCGCCAGCAAAGACCCATGTTCCAGCAAGATCCTCAGTCGTTACCTCGTATGCCGCCCGACTCACGCCACAGCCCGCACTCAATAGCAGAATACTTATCAGGCCCGCCACGACCGGAACCCGAGCCAATCTCACCATGTCACCGTTCCAGTCCATGTATAAGTAGTTGAACTCTTCAAAAATGGCCTCACAGACTGATGCCCTGCGCAGGAACTATACCCCGTCGCGCACCACTGGTGGCTTAGCAAGTGACGTTTCAGCTGCGAAGACGAACGAGCATCCGATCTCACGGATTGCATCAACGACCTGGCCACGCACTATCATCCCGGCGTTGCCTGCGCCTGCACGAAGGTGGATGCTGAGCTCCGTGAGTTGCCGCCACACAGCCTCGGTCAGGACTGTCTCCAGACGATGCTGTCGATCTTCACTCGACGCTTCGGTGATAGATCTTCTCGTCACCCGCTGCCCCCGTGTTCGCCATTTCACCGCTGCGGTGTCGATGTCCAGAGAGTGGGGGTCTTCTCCGTGGAGAAATTCAGCCCATACGTCGAAGGATCTGCCGCACGCCGCCAACTATTCGCCGTGAAGCACCGCCTGCTGACCATGCCCCACCGACGGAAACCAGAGCAGAACATCCACATCGATGCACGCTTCATCTTTGATGGTCGACAACAGACCCGCGTCGTCAAACCGTATCTGGTCAATACCACCACCGAGGTCACTAACGGAGCCTTCCGTGCGGATATCGAAGATTGGCAACTGCGCGTTGCGCGTTCTTCGAAAGATCCACCCGAGGTCAATGCGTTCTCCTACTTGTGAAGCGTCGGACCTGCGTCGACCCATGCAAAGAGGGAACTCATCACCGCATCAGCCATGTTCACTGTCCTGCCGCCGCATTGACCGGCGCCACCACGATGAAGACGATCACGCTGTCAGATTAGGCCCGATCCGAACGCGATCTGGATAAGCCCCATCACTGTTATGGCTATTCCAACCAACAGGATCATTTTTGGGCTTTCGCCGGGGTTTAACAACGCTTCAGCGAACGCTTCACTGAAGAGGCGATAACTAGCTCGCCTCAAGAACCGCCAGTAGCTCTTGTGAAAGATCACAAGAAGGATTCCGAGCACCACGCACATGATTCCTGAAATCAACAAGTCAGCACTCATTCCTTAATCGCTCCATCGAATGCCCGCCGTGCAACCGCCGCCGACGCCCACTCGG
Protein-coding regions in this window:
- a CDS encoding RHS repeat-associated core domain-containing protein; translated protein: MNKPVTASTGLTTVGARTYDPVLGKFLSVDPVIDTNLPQQNTGYTYSGNNPTTYMDPTGLRLDQGCGWGVNCSRRPASSPQPKPSPFTNVVVQVLSDGTPIYQRRPNPNYRPRPVTSSIWGPTTRKPSFNYTSLSDFARSGAMPKTQTLNKKPSKPGWGPLVEVRMRPGDTKGVWLSGCAGICATLSINSDLSGSASAGVGPRAGWSAGVGVSSPSKGGFFTGGTCSLSLGPVGGYAQMGVQNATPEAPSRFSGGGIALGAGGGCSADIGVSWEALE